In Nyctibius grandis isolate bNycGra1 chromosome 8, bNycGra1.pri, whole genome shotgun sequence, a single window of DNA contains:
- the LOC137666860 gene encoding uricase-like, giving the protein MPPALYAAVPAVTECPGTRWLQKEMIKDVEVLSCEYGKNTIKFLRLHREGKKHFVKEVEVCTHLRLTSAHEYLDGNNSFVIPTDTMKNTVLALAKTNGIPTLEQFAIDICKHFMTFCQVAYVKTYIQEVPWQRLHENGVPHVHSFICAPDGIRFCEAEQCRNGPLVVFAGIKDLKLMKTTQSGFEGFYKDKYTTLPERNDRILCGELFCKWSYGECRDFDFDYIWNKIRECILEAFSGPPDCGEYSPSYQKTVNSIQMLVLSKVSQVQVIEVVLNNTFYNVVDMKNLGLTNDKEVLVPVETPYGSCACTLGRKKFLEAQGHMLKERQSQCGLAAAQGI; this is encoded by the exons ATGCCGCCTGCCCTCTACGCGGCTGTACCTGCGGTGACTGAATGTCCTGGGACACGCTGGCTTCAGAAAGAGATG ATCAAGGATGTAGAAGTCCTCAGTTGCGAATATGGCAAGAACACAATTAAGTTCCTTCGCCTTCATAGAGAAGGGAAGAAGCACTTTGTTAAAGAAGTGGAAGTGTGCACGCATCTCCGGCTGACTTCTGCTCATGAGTACCTGGATGGAAACAACTCTTTTGTGATACCTACCGACACCATGAAGAATACTGTCCTTGCGTTGGCCAAAACAAATGgg ATCCCAACTTTAGAACAGTTTGCTATAGATATCTGCAAACACTTCATGACATTCTGCCAAGTGGCGTACGTCAAAACGTACATTCAAGAAGTACCATGGCAACGCCTACACGAG AATGGTGTTCCCCACGTCCACTCGTTTATATGTGCTCCTGATGGGATCCGCTTTTGTGAAGCTGAGCAGTGCCGAAATG GTCCTCTGGTTGTTTTTGCTGGAATTAAAGATCTAAAGCTTATGAAGACAACGCAGTCTGGATTCGAAGGCTTCTATAAGGATAAATACACCACACTTCCTGAAAGGAATGACAGGATTCTATGCGGAGAGCTCTTCTGCAAATGGTCATACGGCGAATGCAGAGATTTTGACTTTGATTACATATG GAACAAAATCCGTGAATGTATCCTTGAAGCCTTTTCTGGGCCACCCGACTGTGGGGAATATTCACCCTCTTACCAGAAGACTGTCAACTCTATCCAGATGCTCGTCCTTTCCAAAGTGTCACAG GTACAGGTCATTGAAGTTGTCTTGAACAACACTTTTTATAATGTCGTAGACATGAAGAATCTAGGCTTGACCAATGACAAAGAA GTTCTGGTTCCAGTGGAAACTCCCTATGGCTCCTGTGCATGCACGCTCGGCAGGAAGAAGTTTTTAGAAGCACAAGGCCACATGCTAAAGGAGAGGCAAAGTCAGTGTGGACTGGCAGCTGCCCAGGGAATCTAA
- the DNASE2B gene encoding deoxyribonuclease-2-beta → MTAGPVWCHPALLLLLSSAPLWAAEISCRNEDGETVDWFALYKLPKHAKGEIPMLGLEYMYMDALGPQWQLGKYLINTTQGALGQTLNQLYETYQSKKDNIAYAIYNDEVPESDSDGGKRGHTKGFLLLDKSQGFWVIHSVPLFPPIPEDGYGYPATGESYGQTAICVTFKYDQFTEIDQQMLSYNPEIYSCSIPNIFQADLPNLQKLCAGSRLPSVPLRHLSKLQSAHGETFLHFAKSHLYIDDIYVAWVAQELKCDLLAESWQHSGQKLPSNCSLDYHVYNINLIGMPLNSTFYSINDHSKWAVSREYKDQWTCIGDLNRAAEQAWRSGGFICTQNEHIYKAFRHLIIHYESCTEASTLI, encoded by the exons ATGACGGCAGGACCTGTGTGGTGTCACCCTGCTTTGCTATTGCTTCTCTCCTCCGCGCCCCTGTGGGCAGCTGAGATTTCCTGCAGGAATGAAGATGGGGAGACAGTCGATTG GTTTGCTCTTTACAAGTTGCCGAAACACGCCAAAGGAGAGATTCCCATGCTGGGGCTGGAATACATGTACATGGACGCCCTGGGTCCGCAGTGGCAGCTCGGTAAATACCTCATCAACACGACACAGGGTGCTCTGGGACAAACACTGAACCAGCTGTACGAGACGTACCAATCCAAG AAGGACAACATTGCATATGCGATATACAACGATGAGGTCCCCGAATCAGACTCCGATGGGGGAAAAAGAGGACACACCAAAG GGTTTCTGCTCTTGGACAAATCACAAGGCTTCTGGGTGATTCACAGTGTGCCCCTGTTCCCTCCCATCCCTGAGGATGGTTATGGGTATCCAGCTACTGGGGAGTCCTATGGACAGACGGCCATCTGTGTAACCTTCAAATATGACCAGTTCACAGAAATAG ACCAGCAGATGCTGAGTTATAACCCAGAAATCTACAGCTGCTCCATCCCTAACATCTTCCAAGCCGATCTCCCAAATCTGCAGAAGCTCTGTGCAGGGTCCAGGCTGCCCTCGGTCCCCTTGCGCCATCTCTCCAAACTCCAGTCAGCTCACGGGGAAACCTTTCTCCACTTTGCGAAGTCACACTTGTACATAGATG ATATCTACGTGGCCTGGGTGGCTCAGGAACTGAAGTGCGATTTGTTGGCTGAATCCTGGCAGCATTCCGGCCAAAAACTTCCCTCAAATTGCTCTCTCGACTACCATGTCTACAACATAAACCTAATAGGGATGCCATTGAATTCCACCTTTTATTCCATTAACGATCATTCCAAATGGGCTGTTTCAAGGGAATACAAAGATCAGTGGACCTGCATCGGAGACTTAAACCGCGCTGCCGAGCAAGCTTGGAGAAGTGGTGGGTTCATCTGTACGCAGAACGAACACATCTACAAGGCCTTCAGACATTTGATAATCCACTATGAAAGTTGCACTGAAGCTTCCACATTGATATAA